CCTGCTCCTTCCTGAAATCCCAGCGTGATTCAGAAAATCTCATTCTGTCTCATCTTTCTAACCTGGTTACCTTTTCCTCATATTTCCAACTTCAGCGAGTCCTCCTTATCTCCTCTTCCACTTCAATCACAGTCGTGTCATCTTGCAATGGAGTGTGACCCATCATGAAATGGAACCCCTAACGTCCATCTTTCCATGTAATATCCAATCTCTCCACGGGGTTATTTGAGATAAATGGGACCGTGTTTACGATTACCGCACACACGTGAGGAGGAAGCTTGTTCATCCTACTTTACCAAGTCAAAAACAGTTGTTCTAAGCACACTACACCCAGATACCCAAACCATTAACAACTGACTACACAGGAGCCTTCAGGCTGTGTGCCTAACCTGAATTAAATTGCACCTAAGTGTCCACAGACAATGTTGAACCTTCCCGAGGTCCTGGAGAGATGAAAGTGGAAGGAAAGCCCAGAGGAGTATTTGATGAGACCCCATTTCTTAGGTAGGGGTTTGAGTCTCTTTTCTCAGGAAAAGTCTGTCTTTATTTCCTGATCCCTCCTCCCAACAAGCCCAGCCCAGAGCCCTCACAAGGCCACAACACAGAGGCTTTTATAACCGTTTTCCTTTATTGTGCTCGGTGGGACACCCAGAAGGTTGGGCTGGGGGTGAtactcacagagacagagaacacACAAAAGGATAAACTACACGCTGCCTCCCAGTGGCCCCTGGTTCTCTATCTCTGGGTCAGGTCAGGCCCCCCTTTCTCCTGGGGTGTAACCTGGCCCAGGTCCCCAAGTCCACCACTGCCACCATTACTGACTGGCCTCACGGTACTGGTACATCAGGTCACTGACGTCTGTACTTTCCACTTTCAACCAACCGTCCTCCTTCACGTGGTACACTGCAGGCAAAGGAGAAAGAAcagagtcgggcttccctggtggcgcagtggttgagagtccgcctgccgatgcaggggacacgggttcgtgtcccggtctgggaagatcccacatgccgcggagcggctgggcccgtgaggtaccacaaaaaaaaaaaaaaaaaaaaaaaaaaaacagagtcacCTTCCCTTCAGCAAGATCCTGCTAATGATGTTACGTTGAGGGCGACAACAGCAACACACACTCTCAAAGCCCTTATTACGGGGATTGCAATGCCCCCTTCAGGCTCTGAAAACCCGCTCCCTGCCACTCAGCCTCCCCCATGTCTCCCAATCTCAACCCCCCTCCTTCTTCCTCACTCCCCAGGGGCgtggcaggggaggagggcaTTGGTCTCTTACTATTGACAACGCCTCCAGAATAGCTGTCTCGGTGGGTGGCATGAACAATTGCCCTTCGGCCCAGGTCACAGGCCTCTTCAATGCTAAGGTCAGGTCTATAGCCAGTATCCATGACCCCATAGGCATGGGAGCACCCACTACCGGTGGAGAACATATTTCCCGAGAGCCGAGTCCCAACTGCATCCACGTAGTAGAGTCCAGGCCCCTATAGGATGCAAGAAGGGTCTAGGTTGGAAGTGGAAAGGAAGTTGTTGGTAACATCCAGATTCAAGTGTGAGCCATGAGAAGTGGACCAAAGACTTAGGCTGACCCCAGGAACATCTGAACCAGGAGCACACTGTGGGAACAATCATAGAACTTAAGGGAGGAAAAACAAACTTGGAATCAGCTATTTGATCCAAAGGGACAAGCTTATGGAACAATGGTCCACGTCCAGACCCAGAAATTGCCAGTGGGTAACAGTTCTATAACCGAGTGTTCTCTGCGCCACGTACCCTgtaggggagggagtgggagtgTAAGGTGGGGAAACTGACCTCTCATCCACGTGTGGGAATATGGAGAAGGGAGGGGACTCACTTTCTTGTCCCAGCCACAGATCATGCTGCCCATGGAGAGGCCCATGCCCCGGTACTGGCACAGCATGTTGGAGAGCAGTTTGGAGGCTGCAGACACAGAGATACGCTCACCATTCCGCAGATAGTACAGCCTGGGTGAGAACAGGAAGGTTCCAGGAGAGGACTTAGAGGTGACAGGAGAAGGCTAGCCCTCCTAGCAGCCCACTTGATGGGCAGAAAATGATTGAAGAGAGAAGCATTTGAAAGGAGTGGTTTTGTAGGATCTAAGGATGGGGAAAGATTTGGAATGTATATAGAATTaacttttctttagtttttggcTATGTGGCATGTGAAGCATAGTTccctaccagggatggaacctgcgtcctctgcattggaaggcggagtcttaaccactggaccaccagggaagtcgtcaaaaccacacaaagagggcttccctggtggcgcagtggttaagaatctgcc
This genomic interval from Lagenorhynchus albirostris chromosome 10, mLagAlb1.1, whole genome shotgun sequence contains the following:
- the PSMB8 gene encoding proteasome subunit beta type-8, giving the protein MALLDVCGAPRGQREDWAFPHAGSRQRSDPGHYSFSLRSPELALPLGMQPTEFFRSLGGNGERNIQIEMAHGTTTLAFKFQHGLIVAVDSRASAGNYIGTLTVNKVIEMNPYLLGTMSGCAADCQYWERLLAKECRLYYLRNGERISVSAASKLLSNMLCQYRGMGLSMGSMICGWDKKGPGLYYVDAVGTRLSGNMFSTGSGCSHAYGVMDTGYRPDLSIEEACDLGRRAIVHATHRDSYSGGVVNMYHVKEDGWLKVESTDVSDLMYQYREASQ